The sequence GCCGCTACACTTGCGGATTCCGCTACGACGGAAATACGGACAAAATGGAAATCGTTTGCACCAGGAACCAGGTACCGAGACTTCCGGATGATTTAACGGATGAGGATTTGATAATCCTATCACAGCTCGCACTCAAAATGAGCGATGAGATAAACATCATGATTTGCAAGAGAGACTTGCTGCCGGATGAGCTGAAGCGGCTATACATGAACGTAACAGAGGAGGCAGACGCATGAGCAACGACAAATACAGATGGTGCCCGAAGGGAGACATCCGCTGCGAGTACTGCAAGCATTTGGGAACAAACAAGGGAATAGCCTGCAGCTATTACAAAGAGAAGGGCCTGGACGACCAACCATGCGGTCAATATTTCAAAGTTAAGGATTTGTCCGAAAACGATAGAGAGGTATGGATAATACACTTTTTCCGGAAATGGAACACAAGCCACTGGGCGAGGTCATAGCACACTGGGACGATTACATAGAGGCCTGCCGGACTTTTGGAAAGGATCCCGGCTACTACGCGGAGGACACACTCTACTGGTTGAAGCAACTCCAACATGGGGAAGAGGAGAGGGGGACTATAGGGGGTGAGGAAAAAGGGAGATCCGCAAAGGACTTGCTGATAGACTTCCTCGGAGACAAAAACATCAAGGACGAAGACATAATCAAGGTTTTCTACGAAGACATAAAGGATGTCACGGAACAGATACAAACCAGGCTGTCAAGCGGGGAACTATTCGCAATGGCAGTCATCAATAAAAAGAAAAAAGAATGAACAGCAAATACGATAACATTATAGCAATCGACCCGGACGTGGAGAAATCCGGGGTGGCTTTCCTTGAGGTCAAGACCAGAAAGCTCGAACTTTCCGCGCTTTCATTTCCACTTCTCATGGACTACCTGCAGTTTGCAAAGAAGACAGCAAGTGAGAGCGGGCAGACCTTCGCTGTCATAGTAGAGGCCGGATACCTAAACAAGCCGAACTTCCATCTGCCACCGAACAGCACACCGAGAATGGCTGCACAGATTGGATGCCGGGTAGGAAGGAACCAGGAGACAGCAGCAAAAATCATTGAGAGTTGCAGGCATTGGAACATCGAGGTCAAGGAGGCAAAACCGCTGCCGAAATGTTGGGCAGGAAAGGACAGAAAGATAACACACGATGAGCTCGCGGCATTTACCGGGATCATGGGACGCACGAACCAAGACCAGAGAGACGCGGCACTTCTTGCCTGGATTTACGCGGACTTGCCGATACGCATACCACCAAAGAAATAAAAAGATTTAAAATTTAACTAAATAATTGCTTGTAATACAAGCAAAACGATTATCTTTGCATTAACGGATTCAACAAATTACAATGGGAAAGCAGGAAAACGATAACATGGATTTGAACTTTGGGGACATCGGCCTCGACGTTTCGATACCGGACATGGACGTGCTCTTTAATTTGGGCGCGGACTTGGGAGACATCGCGGACATCAGCGAGAACCGATACATCAAGCCGAAGAGAAACCCGATGCAGGACGACAGAGTCATGTACGACAACGCGGAGAAACTGGCACGGGACATCAGCATCGACTGGAACCAGAGAGTGGACTGCATGGTCAACGGCACATTCATATTCGGAGACTTCATCGAGGCATACCTGGTAGAGCACCAGATCCAATGCGAGCGAATGATAATCACAACCATCTCGCTTTCCCAGGAGAACATCGACAGCCTGGCAGGACTTCTGGACTACGGATACGTCAAGCAGCTCGACATGATCATCAGCGCGTACTTTTACGGGAACGAGGCACACTGCCTGGTGCCGTATATGTACAGCAAGCTCGATAAAGATAACAGATTCCAACTGGCCGTGGCAGACGTTCACACGAAGACCTGCCAGTTCAAGCAGACAGACGGGAAGAGCATCGTGATGCACGGATCGGCAAACCTTCGGTCTTCCGGAAACATCGAGCAATTCACAATCGAGGAATCCGGGGAACTTTACGACTGGTACCAGGAAGCATTCGAAAAGATTATCGATGAATACAAGACGATAAACAAGGCCGTGAGAAAATCAAAGCAATGGGACATCGTCACCAGAAAACGATTTAACAACTAAAGCATAGGAGGAACAGACATGGCAAATGCAAATGAAAGCGGAAGCGGAAAGTGGGCGAAACTTCACGAGGCATATGGCCCGAGAATCAAAGGATCGACATCTGCATCACAGAGATGGGCAAAAAGAATGAAGAATGATAAGAGCTTCACTACTCCATTCGATTAACTTAGCAGCACACGGATAAACCGGAGGCAGCACAAAAAGAACGAAAATAAATAGAATTTTAAAAAACAACCATGGGAGCAGCACAACTGCTCCCGTAACTCTTAAAAGACAATGCCTAAAGAACAGCCGAAAATCGACTACAAGGAACTCCAGGAACTCATGCTCCTGCAGCCACAGCTCATGCCGATAAAGGACATCGCGCCAAACAACGGCCAGATACCGGAGGTGCCAAAGAACCCGAGACTCATCCATAACGAAAAGTTTAGGAAGCTGAAGGAGAGCATAACGAACGATCCGGAATTCATGGCGGTGCGCGAGCTCATGGTCTATTTCTACGACGGGAAATACATCACCATCGGAGGAAACATGAGATACCATGCCTGCCGGGAGCTGCAGAAGGAGGCCGTGCCTTGTAAGATTCTTCCGGAGGACACCCCAAAGGAGAAGCTCATCAAATGGGCCCTCCTGGATAACGCATCATTCGGAGACTGGGACTGGGAGGCATTGGCGAACGAGTGGGACAAGGGCCTGCTCGATTCCTGCTGCATCGACCTTCCGGAGGTCGGAGAGGTTGAGCCGGAGGAGGAAGCCAAAGAGGACGGATTCGACGTGAAGGCAGCTGCCAGGAAAGAGGCCGTGTCCAAACTGGGAGACATCTACAAGCTCGGAAACCACAGACTTATCTGCGGAGACTCGACGAAGCAGGAAACCATCGCAATCCTCATGGGGGCAGACCAGGCCGACTGCATCATCACCGATCCACCATACAACGTGAACTATGAGGGAAGCAACGGAAAGAAGATCGAGAACGACAACATGGCCGACGCAGCCTTTCAAGATTTTCTAACAGACGCATTCAATGCCGCAAACAACCACCTCAAGCCGGGCGGAGTCTTCTACATCTGGCACGCGGACAGCGAGGGCTACAACTTCCGAACAGCGGCAAAGCGCGTGGGGTGGAAGGTTCGCCAATGCCTAATCTGGAGAAAGAACAGCCTGGTGCTCGGTCGCCAGGATTACCAGTGGATCCATGAGCCATGCCAACCTGCAGGCACTATGGTATTAACAACAGAAGGAGAGAAACCTATAGAGCTGCTTACAGAAAATGACCGGGTAGTCTCATTCGATTCATTGAGTGGCCAGGTAAAAGGATACAGAAACGGAGGCTATGCAATCAAAACTGCAAGCAGAGAATACTCCGGGAATATCTACAGCGTTAAAGTCGGAGACAAGACAACAAAAACAACGGATAACCACCAGTTCTCTGTGCGATTCAATAATGATGCAAAAAACAAGTACTGCACATACCTCATGAAGAGGGGAAACTGGTGGAGAGTTGGAATTAGCCGAACCTATGATGCACGTCAGTTCGGACTAAAAACAAGATTCCATAATGAGCAGGCAGAAGCAGCATGGATTATATCCATCCATGAAGACAATACAGAGGCACAGATAATGGAACAGATTATAACTTGCAAGTACGGAATCCCTTATACAATCTGGGAGACAAACGCAATGAGCAGGAAAATGAAGAGAAGCCAGAAGCAGGTTGAGGAAATCTATAGCAAGTTGAACCTCCAGGAAATGGAGAAAAACGCGAATAGACTGCTTGAGGACTTCGGAAGATCATCAAAGTATCCGTTATTAACAAAAGAAACAGCAAGGCAGAAATTCAGCCGGAGAGTTACTGCAAAAATCAACGCGTGTAACCTTTTGCCTGGAATTATGCAGCTCCCAATACCAAAGAAAAACGAGCACGGAGAACAGAACTTTGAATGGAATGACATCGACAGCGTTACATACACTAATGAGGTGTGTAGGGTTTATTCTCTTGCTGTTGATAAATACGAACACTACATTGCAGACGGAATCATTACTCACAATTGCTTGTATGGATGGAAAGACGGGGCAGGCCACTACTTCATCGGCCGACGCGACCTAACCACAATCCAGGAAACAGCGGAGGAACTGGACATCGAGAAACTGACAAAGCAGGAAATGAAGGATTTAATCCAAAAGATGCTCAACATTCCTACAACAATCATGGATGAGAAGAAGCCATCAAAGAGCGAAGACCATCCTACCATGAAGCCGATACCGCTGATCGGTCGCCAGGTAAAGAACAGCACACTGCCGGGACAGCTCGTCCTGGATATGTTCGGAGGATCCGGAACGACACTGATAGCCTGCGAGCAACTGGGCAGAAGATGCGCGTCCGTGGAATTCGATCCCGTATATTGCGACGTGATCGTGAGAAGATGGGAGGAGCTCACCGGGTGCCAGGCTGAGTACCTGGGCAATTTCATGAACGAAAAGGAGAAGGAGGAATAAGCCATGACAAAGGAACACATCACCGGGTACCAGTTCCAGAAAGGACAGAGCGGGAACCCGAGCGGGAGCTCGCAGAAGAAACGCAGGGAGAAGGCCGCAAGACTTGTGGCCGAGCAGCAGCTGCGCGAGATGTTGGGAATCGACGGATTCAAGAAACTGAACAAGAAGGAGCTCACCCAGAATGACATGGACTTCTGGGACAGCAAGCTCATATCCATGGGAACACCGGAGCTCCAGGCCCTGGCAAAGATGGATGAGTGCCCGATTTATGCGAAAAACCAGGCATTCAGTCTCCTGCTCGACATGAAGAACGGACGAACCACAACCCTGGATAAAATCCGCGAGCGCATCTGCGGCAAGCCAGTACAGAGGGTGGAGCTAACCGGAAAGGACGGGGAGGCCCTCATCAACTCCAAGGTCATGACAGCCCAGGAAGCAAAGGAACTTTATAACAAGATGAACAGCGAAATCTAAGCAATGGCCGTGAACTTGAATAACCCGACAGAGGACGACTGGCAGCGTTCATGGCTGCTGAACGATTCCCTCTTCTTTACCCGCTATTTCTTCCACGAGATAACGGGTAAGCGGTTTATCATAGGAAACCACCACAGACTCATCGCAGACAAGCTGAACCAGATCCTCACGGGAGAGCACCCGACAAACCACTTGATTATAAACATAGCTCCCAGATATGGGAAAGCAATAGATGTGGAAACACC is a genomic window of Fibrobacter sp. containing:
- a CDS encoding ParB N-terminal domain-containing protein, whose protein sequence is MPKEQPKIDYKELQELMLLQPQLMPIKDIAPNNGQIPEVPKNPRLIHNEKFRKLKESITNDPEFMAVRELMVYFYDGKYITIGGNMRYHACRELQKEAVPCKILPEDTPKEKLIKWALLDNASFGDWDWEALANEWDKGLLDSCCIDLPEVGEVEPEEEAKEDGFDVKAAARKEAVSKLGDIYKLGNHRLICGDSTKQETIAILMGADQADCIITDPPYNVNYEGSNGKKIENDNMADAAFQDFLTDAFNAANNHLKPGGVFYIWHADSEGYNFRTAAKRVGWKVRQCLIWRKNSLVLGRQDYQWIHEPCQPAGTMVLTTEGEKPIELLTENDRVVSFDSLSGQVKGYRNGGYAIKTASREYSGNIYSVKVGDKTTKTTDNHQFSVRFNNDAKNKYCTYLMKRGNWWRVGISRTYDARQFGLKTRFHNEQAEAAWIISIHEDNTEAQIMEQIITCKYGIPYTIWETNAMSRKMKRSQKQVEEIYSKLNLQEMEKNANRLLEDFGRSSKYPLLTKETARQKFSRRVTAKINACNLLPGIMQLPIPKKNEHGEQNFEWNDIDSVTYTNEVCRVYSLAVDKYEHYIADGIITHNCLYGWKDGAGHYFIGRRDLTTIQETAEELDIEKLTKQEMKDLIQKMLNIPTTIMDEKKPSKSEDHPTMKPIPLIGRQVKNSTLPGQLVLDMFGGSGTTLIACEQLGRRCASVEFDPVYCDVIVRRWEELTGCQAEYLGNFMNEKEKEE
- a CDS encoding DUF5681 domain-containing protein; protein product: MTKEHITGYQFQKGQSGNPSGSSQKKRREKAARLVAEQQLREMLGIDGFKKLNKKELTQNDMDFWDSKLISMGTPELQALAKMDECPIYAKNQAFSLLLDMKNGRTTTLDKIRERICGKPVQRVELTGKDGEALINSKVMTAQEAKELYNKMNSEI